The genomic segment GGCCATCTGGGGTCATAGAGCAAGTTTGAGACAGTCGTGGTATAGCATCAACCCAAGGCATTGCCAATTTTACCATCTTCCTAACGAGATTCACCCGGCTCCGAGAAATTCGCCACTTTTCTTAAATCTTTCTTCCTGAAATCACCAGAAATAGCCGAGACATGCCACCGCACCCTGCTTTCAGATGAAACCGCATCTCTTTTTCAGCGAACAGCCTCCCAAGACAGATCATGTCGATGCCACATAGACTCTGAGGCTTGTAGAGGATGCACACGTTTATGTTTTGGTTCCAATTCCGGGGGTTGAACACACTCGCCGAGTAAACTAGATTGATGTTGGGAAGTTGTACTGACGATAGAGGAGGTCTGGAGCAGACTGTAATCAGCCCATTGCAGATAATACGCGTCACGTCCAGTGAGAATGGCTTCTTCAAGTCTCTGCTGCTGGACTTCTACGGTAGGAAGGTAAACCGGGTTTATCATTTTCGGTATTGGTAGAGAGAAAATTACTCAATGCTCCCTTTAGGGCGGCTAATTATTCCGTGTGCTCGATAATGGGCTTCTAGTTTGCCATTTCCAGTCTATATCGTTGTTGAAAACCGATACTGCTAGGAGTCAGAATCGTTTATATGCAGGCGACATCTACACCGACCAATTTTGAGGGAGCCCCAAGAATTACCAAGGAGTATACCTTAGGTTCGACAGAGAATCATCGTTAATTTTGAGGAATGTCATCGACATCTCGACGATCTTGACTTAGACTTCATggacgaagaagaagacaTTGTTGGGCTGGCATCGCCGGATCTCAGACTTGATGATGCCGCACTATTGGTTTGTGACCATGAGGTCCCTGCATAAACCTTGATCAACAAGCGGTGGGGGTGGTTCAACGTCGAAGACGTTCATCTAGTCACTTTCAACGACAACGGTTTTGGAAATCTCGTCCTCTCTAGTCACAAGAAACAGCTACTCTCATCTCTCATTATGTCTCAGAACTTAGAAGGATTTAGTACCGATGACTTCGTCGAGGGTAAAGGAAAAGGTGTTATCATTCTGCTAAACGGTCGGTCCTCCTGGCGTTGGGAAAACATTCACTGCAGGCAAGACataacccccccccccccccacacacacacaacaACCTGAGATCCACCACTGACTACTTGATATAGAGGTGGTGGCAGATCACGCTCGCCGCCCACTTCTCACGGCCAATTCAGGCCAATTCATTGGCTCGCCGGCTGAAGTCGAAGTATCTCTAGCTAAACTGCTTCAAAGTGCTACACGGTGGGGAGCTCTAGTGCTATTAGACGAAGCAGATGTTTTTATGCAAGCTCGTAACTTGCAAGATCTGGAGCGCAACGGAATTGTTTCCAGTGAGTATAATATATCCTCGCTTATGGAGGGAGAAGCGACTCAGTACTTATATGGCCAGTGCTGCTGCGCACCCTTGAGTACTTTGAAGGGACCCTCTTCTTAACAACCAACCGGGTTGGAACGATTGATAGCGCTTTCATGTCCCGTTTTCACCTGACGCTCTCCTACGAGCCCCTTTCCGAATCAGCGAGAAGACAACTCTGGGATACCTGGATAACACGAGCATGTCGTGGACAGCGTCCTATTTAGGTCAAAGAAGAGCTTTTCGTCCAGTCATCGGTGTTGAATGTCAGTAGACGGGACATCAAAAACATCTCACTGCTAGCTCAAGGATTGGCAAAATCCGGCTAGCGTGATATGGCTTCGAAGGTATTTGGAATGGAGTTAACGCGATGACACAGTTCCAGGAAGACTGTAGTGTCAGTGTCACTCGTCAAGAGGCTGAAAAGAGATGGGATCCAAAGGTTCCGGACTCGAAACCGATGCCTTCAAAATCATGGCTTAAGACACTTTGCGAGTGGTGGTGGTCATGATTATCTGGATACACGGCAACCAGCGGACGGCGGGATGTGTTGTCTTATCGCAACTGGATTATGTTCGGACAATTGCGGCAATTAACGGAAGGCACCGAGGTATAGTGCGGCGAGAAATACTTTTGCTCGTTGCAGAGACTTGCAAACGTATGGGATTATTGTGCCGCCTGCGTTTGTCGTATTGATGATGCAGCCATATTGTACGTGGAGAGGAATGGGTGGGTAGGTTTGAGGCTATTTGAAAGAAGGCATGGAGCATTCCCGTTGCATTGTCGTGGAGGCCAGGATTTGGACGAGTCAAACTCCTTGTAGGCTTCCATCCTTGGCAGACTTCAACGTGCCCGTGGGAATTGACGTCTAGGAGGTCCCAATTCACAGTGTGATGGAAAATGATACAGTTCTCTTTACACGAAAAAGATACCAGGGCGTATCAAAATGCCCGCAAAGTTGCAGCCTTTTCCCTCATAAGGTAGTTAAACGTCCTGACGTAGCAGGACGTAACTCAGCAGCGCATCATAGAGACACATTCCTTTTCAGCGCAGAAAACAGCTCACAGGCTCCGTGATGTGGATTTGCCAAGAACCGAAATCGCGTTCAGCGACATTACACCCCAAGCAGCATCCAATAACGTCCTCAAAAAACCCAGTCTGAGTGTGCGGGACTGCCGGCCGGGGTAGCATCAATGACCCAGCCAACAGCCGACACTAGCTCCGTTGGGCAGCTCCTAAAGTTCGCGCGGGCTTGGCGATCATGATAAGCTTAAATGCTCCTGCCGCATGCTCTCCATCCCCCGAGAGACTGAACGGTGTTTGTGGGCTTCTGAGTAACGGGCTTCCTGTTTCTGTCTACTCATTGTATTGCGTGCCATGACGGCGAAAGCCGTTGGCATATTGAGATGCCTGTTTGGGGCAACGGGTCCTGCCGCCGTCCTGGCTGATCCTCCACATCCCGCAAGTGCTGGGCGGGAGGCCGTATATACTTCGCTTCTCTTTAGGGTCGTGATGAGTGTATTTAAAGGGGGCTTCTTTCCAGACTCTTGGCTAGAGAGGTTCTCTTGCTCTCTTCGTTGCACCTGCACCATTCATCAACGGACGTCGCTCATCAACGAGACAATCTGAACGATGCATCTCAACGCTGCTCTCGCGATCCTCGCGGCCTCCAGGGTTGCCCTGGCTGCGCCTGCCACTGAGGAGACTCAAGTTGACCCTGCGCTCCGTCTGATCAAGACGTCCGAGGCCGACGCCGGCACTTGGGTCACGG from the Colletotrichum lupini chromosome 3, complete sequence genome contains:
- a CDS encoding ATPase, which translates into the protein MQATSTPTNFEGAPRITKEYTLDFMDEEEDIVGLASPDLRLDDAALLRWGWFNVEDVHLVTFNDNGFGNLVLSSHKKQLLSSLIMSQNLEGFSTDDFVEGKGKGVIILLNEVVADHARRPLLTANSGQFIGSPAEVEVSLAKLLQSATRWGALVLLDEADVFMQARNLQDLERNGIVSMLLRTLEYFEGTLFLTTNRVGTIDSAFMSRFHLTLSYEPLSESARRQLWDTWITRACRIWNGVNAMTQFQEDCSVSVTRQEAEKRWDPKVPDSKPMPSKSWLKTLCDGRRDVLSYRNWIIDLQTYGIIVPPAFVVLMMQPYCMEHSRCIVVEARIWTSQTPCRLPSLADFNFSLHEKDTRAYQNARKDVTQQRIIETHSFSAQKTAHRLRDVDLPRTEIAFSDITPQAASNNVLKKPSLSLRWAAPKVRAGLAIMISLNAPAACSPSPERLNGVCGLLSNGLPVSVYSFRWHIEMPVWGNGSCRRPG